Proteins encoded by one window of Actinomycetota bacterium:
- a CDS encoding tyrosine-type recombinase/integrase — MAHSLAVRPSVGPRTWTVIDDDYRTVFPVEEWLEAHRHLWSPNTVRGYATSLAQWWTFLEQRAEAERWQEVGVSAVSGFLSWLRNGRTVEHALVASETAPSAETLEARLAALISFYRWHEAVFDVPVAARLLRGAPRRSPARGLLAHLDSRSAPSPSAMVRVRRHRSRGRPPLLLPQQIQAVLDGCAVPDPATGDWAGNLRDRLLFALLAETGCRLGEVMGMRISDFVMGRGDTPYVEIVPREDNPNGARVKMMRPRRVYVGNDLERLFADYLTELARRADELGLPLTADDPLLVNLARPPLLGALRQGTVRDKTAALRKKGIGPPGWTPHWFRHSHATALLLAGTPEWVVSRRLGHAHVQTTLDLYGWVRED, encoded by the coding sequence GTGGCGCATAGCTTGGCGGTCCGGCCCTCGGTTGGACCGCGCACCTGGACGGTGATCGACGATGACTACCGGACGGTGTTTCCGGTCGAGGAGTGGCTGGAGGCCCATCGCCACCTGTGGTCGCCGAACACGGTCCGTGGCTACGCGACGTCGCTGGCCCAGTGGTGGACGTTCCTCGAGCAGCGCGCCGAGGCCGAGCGGTGGCAAGAGGTCGGGGTCTCGGCGGTGTCGGGATTCCTGTCCTGGTTGCGCAACGGCCGCACGGTCGAGCACGCCCTGGTCGCATCGGAGACGGCGCCGTCGGCGGAGACCCTGGAGGCCCGGTTGGCGGCGTTGATCTCCTTCTACCGGTGGCATGAGGCCGTGTTCGACGTGCCCGTCGCGGCGCGGCTGCTGCGCGGGGCACCGCGCCGAAGCCCGGCCCGGGGCCTGCTGGCCCACCTGGACTCGCGCTCGGCACCGAGCCCGTCGGCGATGGTGCGGGTGCGCCGACACCGCTCGCGCGGACGGCCGCCGCTCCTGCTGCCCCAGCAGATCCAGGCCGTCCTCGACGGCTGCGCCGTCCCCGACCCGGCGACCGGCGACTGGGCCGGCAACCTGCGCGACCGACTGCTGTTCGCGCTGCTGGCCGAGACCGGCTGCCGGCTTGGTGAGGTAATGGGCATGCGGATCAGCGACTTCGTGATGGGCCGCGGCGACACCCCGTATGTCGAGATCGTCCCCCGTGAGGACAACCCGAACGGAGCCCGGGTGAAGATGATGCGCCCGCGCCGGGTCTACGTTGGCAACGACCTGGAACGGCTGTTCGCTGACTACCTGACCGAGCTGGCCCGCCGCGCCGACGAGCTCGGGCTCCCGCTGACCGCTGATGATCCGCTGTTGGTGAACCTCGCGCGGCCCCCGCTGCTGGGGGCACTGCGGCAGGGAACGGTCCGGGACAAGACCGCGGCGCTTCGCAAGAAGGGCATCGGCCCGCCCGGCTGGACCCCGCACTGGTTCCGGCACAGCCATGCCACCGCGCTGCTGCTGGCCGGGACCCCGGAGTGGGTCGTGTCGCGGCGGCTCGGACACGCACACGTGCAGACCACCCTGGATCTCTACGGCTGGGTCCGCGAGGACG
- a CDS encoding ATP-binding protein: protein MSELVTTRIRDHATRLALPHLAEHLDDLVARAEADTMGYRDFLDLALGEEVGVREGRRFRAALKLSGLPHHKGLDAFDFAFQPELDPRKIRDLAALQFVAAHDNIALLGPPVITGS, encoded by the coding sequence ATGAGCGAGCTGGTCACCACCCGCATCCGCGACCACGCCACCCGCCTGGCCCTGCCGCACCTGGCCGAACACCTCGACGACCTCGTCGCCCGGGCCGAGGCCGACACCATGGGCTACCGCGACTTCCTCGACCTGGCCCTGGGCGAAGAGGTCGGGGTCCGCGAGGGCCGCCGCTTCCGCGCCGCCCTCAAGCTGTCCGGCCTGCCGCACCACAAGGGCCTCGACGCGTTCGACTTCGCCTTCCAACCCGAGCTGGACCCCCGCAAGATCCGCGACCTGGCCGCCCTGCAGTTCGTGGCGGCACACGACAACATCGCCCTGCTCGGCCCACCCGTTATCACCGGGTCTTGA